A window of the Candidatus Palauibacter soopunensis genome harbors these coding sequences:
- a CDS encoding sodium:alanine symporter family protein, producing MTAISTVGTLEAIQAWVWGVPLIILLLTTGFVYTLLLRGLQFRRLGHALWLALVKRREPEGEGDISHFQALMTALAATVGTGNIVGVATAIGAGGPGALFWMWVTGLLGMATKYAEAVLGVRYRETDARGEKAGGPMYYLEHGLGRGGLGRGLAIAFALFATLAAFGIGNGVQSQAVADAMNESFNVPHWVMGLVTAAAVGLVIIGGIRSIGRVASVIVPAMIVLYMGVAAIVLISNAAQIPSAFRLVFEHAFGGRAVAGGALGYTVLQAMRFGVARGIFSNESGLGTGAIAAAAAQTREPVRQALVSMTQTFIDTIVVCTFTGLAILTTGAWQSGAEGANMTQLAFDTSLLAGAGDIVVALGLATFAFSTMLGWSYYGERSFAYLFGERVIRPYRLVFVLVVGLAAVVQLDVVWLISDILNGLMAAPNLVGLLLLSGVVWRETRSYFNR from the coding sequence GTGACAGCAATTTCCACCGTCGGCACTCTGGAGGCGATTCAGGCCTGGGTGTGGGGCGTCCCCCTCATCATCCTCCTCCTCACCACCGGCTTCGTCTACACGCTGCTGCTGCGCGGCCTCCAGTTCCGCCGGCTGGGGCACGCGCTCTGGCTGGCGCTCGTCAAGCGTCGCGAACCGGAGGGCGAGGGCGACATCTCGCACTTCCAGGCGCTCATGACCGCGCTGGCCGCAACGGTCGGCACGGGGAACATCGTGGGCGTCGCGACGGCCATCGGTGCGGGCGGCCCGGGCGCGCTCTTCTGGATGTGGGTGACGGGCCTCCTCGGGATGGCGACGAAGTACGCAGAGGCCGTGCTCGGTGTTCGCTACCGGGAGACCGATGCCAGGGGCGAGAAGGCGGGCGGCCCCATGTACTACCTCGAACACGGCCTCGGCCGGGGTGGGCTCGGCCGCGGCCTCGCGATCGCCTTCGCGCTCTTCGCGACCCTCGCGGCCTTCGGGATCGGCAACGGCGTCCAGTCGCAGGCCGTCGCGGACGCGATGAACGAGTCGTTCAACGTGCCGCACTGGGTCATGGGACTCGTCACGGCGGCGGCCGTCGGCCTCGTCATCATCGGGGGGATCCGGTCCATCGGGCGCGTGGCGAGCGTCATCGTGCCCGCGATGATCGTCCTCTACATGGGCGTCGCCGCCATCGTACTCATATCCAACGCGGCACAGATTCCGTCGGCCTTCCGGCTCGTGTTCGAGCATGCGTTCGGAGGGCGCGCGGTGGCCGGTGGGGCGCTCGGCTACACCGTGCTCCAGGCGATGCGCTTCGGGGTCGCGCGCGGGATCTTCTCCAACGAATCCGGGCTCGGGACGGGCGCCATCGCCGCCGCGGCGGCGCAGACGCGCGAACCGGTGCGGCAGGCCCTCGTCTCCATGACGCAGACGTTCATCGACACCATCGTCGTCTGCACCTTCACGGGACTCGCGATCCTCACGACGGGCGCGTGGCAGTCGGGCGCCGAGGGCGCGAACATGACGCAACTCGCCTTCGACACGAGCCTGCTCGCGGGTGCGGGGGACATCGTGGTTGCCCTCGGCCTCGCGACCTTCGCCTTCAGCACGATGCTCGGGTGGTCCTACTACGGAGAACGCAGTTTCGCCTACCTCTTCGGCGAACGCGTGATCCGTCCCTACCGGCTGGTGTTCGTACTCGTGGTCGGGCTCGCGGCCGTCGTGCAACTGGATGTCGTGTGGCTGATCTCCGACATCCTCAACGGGCTCATGGCCGCCCCGAACCTGGTGGGACTCCTGCTCCTGTCAGGCGTCGTATGGCGGGAGACGCGGAGCTACTTCAACCGCTAG
- a CDS encoding DbpA RNA binding domain-containing protein: MNQEQSEPAAGTAPPSPEALESLSGAIERGRHLALIAAEGAGLAPLYAAAAVRDLAAGEAGGRAFVLTATVDRARRCAAGMHAAARAAGHEVVITPGAAAGAIGRAPILVGPPAVLLEGVRRGDIPAGALCTLVLDDVRALEPARAAVEAVVQASGDGARRIATTHARDAGFDELIERWLPRARRWPNELFAEPRAGEPEAGRGAGTPIAVASQATREGRLTRLTELLHDLTRAGAAAAASVETAPAAVADVSAALSLAGLRVAGSEAAGTAETDDGETETGGGAGETDGDAAETDGGDEVRVGAWGEVDPAAHAVAFELPPTPEPLARAAADAERCYAIVDSLHERQLELTALRAGLRVAPLAESADPALLDDVAAFRARVSSALEQQDLAAGALLLAPLMQEHGAARVAAALAGLLRAADRPAAGTREAAPGDAPPGDTAAARPDTSARRATRPTWTKVFVGVGRRDGAGPGDLVGAITGETSVAGGQIGRIDIRQNFTLVDIDSLVADAVVRGLDGSRIKGRQVVARLDRGAR; encoded by the coding sequence TTGAACCAGGAACAGTCGGAGCCCGCGGCGGGCACCGCCCCGCCGTCGCCGGAAGCGCTCGAGAGCCTCTCTGGCGCGATCGAGCGGGGGCGCCACCTGGCGCTCATTGCCGCCGAGGGGGCGGGCCTCGCCCCGCTCTACGCGGCAGCCGCCGTGCGGGACCTTGCCGCCGGCGAGGCGGGGGGACGTGCCTTCGTGCTCACCGCGACCGTGGACCGCGCGCGGCGCTGCGCAGCGGGCATGCACGCCGCCGCGCGGGCGGCCGGGCACGAGGTCGTCATCACGCCGGGCGCCGCCGCCGGGGCGATTGGGCGGGCCCCGATCCTCGTCGGGCCTCCGGCCGTCCTGCTGGAGGGCGTGCGAAGGGGCGACATCCCGGCGGGGGCGCTGTGCACCCTGGTCCTCGACGACGTTCGTGCGCTCGAGCCGGCGCGGGCCGCCGTCGAGGCCGTGGTGCAGGCCTCGGGCGACGGGGCCCGTCGGATCGCGACGACCCACGCCCGGGATGCGGGGTTCGACGAGCTGATCGAGCGCTGGCTGCCCCGCGCGCGCCGGTGGCCGAACGAACTGTTCGCCGAGCCGCGGGCCGGGGAGCCGGAGGCGGGCCGTGGGGCGGGCACTCCGATCGCCGTCGCGAGCCAGGCGACGCGCGAGGGCCGGCTGACCCGCCTGACCGAGCTGCTTCACGACCTCACGCGGGCCGGCGCGGCGGCCGCCGCCAGCGTCGAGACGGCCCCCGCCGCCGTCGCGGACGTGAGCGCCGCGCTCTCGCTGGCCGGGCTGCGCGTCGCCGGGTCCGAGGCAGCCGGCACGGCGGAAACGGACGACGGAGAGACCGAGACCGGGGGCGGCGCGGGCGAGACGGACGGCGACGCTGCCGAGACTGACGGCGGCGACGAGGTACGGGTTGGAGCGTGGGGCGAGGTCGACCCCGCCGCCCATGCCGTCGCGTTCGAACTGCCGCCGACGCCGGAACCCCTCGCCCGCGCGGCCGCCGACGCCGAGCGCTGCTACGCCATCGTCGACTCCCTGCACGAACGTCAGCTCGAGCTGACGGCGTTGCGGGCCGGGCTGCGGGTCGCACCGCTGGCCGAGTCCGCCGATCCCGCGCTCCTGGACGACGTGGCCGCCTTCCGGGCCCGCGTCTCCAGCGCGCTGGAGCAGCAGGACCTCGCGGCCGGCGCGCTCCTCCTGGCCCCTCTCATGCAGGAACACGGCGCCGCGCGCGTCGCCGCCGCCCTCGCCGGACTCCTCCGGGCGGCGGACCGCCCGGCCGCCGGGACCCGGGAGGCCGCACCCGGCGACGCACCGCCCGGCGACACCGCGGCCGCGCGCCCCGACACGAGCGCCCGGCGTGCCACTCGCCCCACCTGGACCAAAGTCTTCGTCGGCGTCGGGAGGCGCGACGGCGCGGGCCCCGGCGACCTCGTCGGCGCGATCACCGGCGAAACATCCGTCGCGGGCGGACAGATCGGGCGCATAGACATCCGGCAGAACTTCACCCTCGTCGACATCGATTCGCTGGTCGCCGACGCCGTGGTCCGCGGCCTCGACGGCAGCCGGATCAAGGGGCGCCAGGTCGTCGCGCGCCTGGACCGCGGGGCGCGATGA